From Chryseobacterium sp. H1D6B, a single genomic window includes:
- the pruA gene encoding L-glutamate gamma-semialdehyde dehydrogenase codes for MSKAISQVPFAVNEPVNSYVPGSPEVKSLIATYRKMWNEKIEIPMVINGREVKTGDKVQLQSPQDHQHDFGFYHRGTMQHVDDAINAALAAKKEWNELGWEHRAAIFLKAADLLAGPYRDVINAATMIGQSKNVHQAEIDAACEFIDFLRFNVEFMTEMYSEQPVSDAGIWNRVEYRPLEGFCFAVTPFNFTAISGNLPTCMAMLGNVVVWKPSDKQIYSAKVIMDVLTEAGLPAGVINMIFTDGKETAEKVMAHHDFAGLHFTGSTKVFQGMWKMIGDNIHNYRTYPRIVGETGGKDFVIAHPSANVEAVATALVRGSFEYQGQKCSAASRAYVPRSIWDDVKKVMETQISSIKIGSPEDPSNFVNAVIDKNSFEKCKGYIERANNSNEAHVAIGGTCDDSKGWFVSPTVILATNPQYESMVEEIFGPILTVYVYEDQDWKETLKLVDSSSPYSLTGSVFAQDRYAVNEAFKALENASGNFYINDKPTGAVVGQQPFGGGRASGTNDKAGSKMNLLRWTSVRSIKETFVSPKDYKYPYLG; via the coding sequence ATGTCCAAAGCAATTTCGCAAGTACCATTTGCAGTAAATGAGCCGGTAAATTCTTATGTTCCGGGTTCTCCAGAAGTAAAAAGTCTTATCGCTACCTACAGAAAAATGTGGAATGAGAAGATAGAAATCCCAATGGTTATCAATGGAAGAGAAGTAAAAACCGGCGACAAGGTTCAGCTTCAGTCTCCACAAGACCACCAGCATGATTTCGGTTTCTATCACAGAGGAACAATGCAGCATGTAGATGATGCTATCAACGCAGCTTTAGCAGCTAAAAAAGAATGGAATGAATTGGGCTGGGAACACCGTGCTGCAATTTTCTTAAAAGCAGCTGACCTTTTAGCTGGACCTTACAGAGATGTAATTAATGCTGCTACCATGATCGGGCAGTCTAAAAATGTACACCAGGCTGAAATTGATGCCGCTTGTGAATTTATAGATTTCTTAAGGTTCAACGTAGAATTTATGACGGAAATGTATTCTGAGCAGCCTGTTTCTGACGCTGGGATATGGAACCGCGTAGAATACAGACCCCTGGAAGGATTCTGTTTTGCAGTTACCCCTTTCAACTTTACGGCTATTTCCGGAAACCTGCCTACGTGTATGGCAATGCTTGGAAATGTAGTGGTTTGGAAACCGTCTGACAAGCAGATCTATTCTGCAAAAGTGATCATGGATGTTCTTACTGAAGCGGGTCTTCCTGCAGGAGTTATCAATATGATCTTTACAGATGGAAAAGAAACTGCTGAAAAAGTAATGGCCCACCATGATTTTGCAGGACTTCACTTTACAGGTTCTACAAAAGTTTTCCAGGGAATGTGGAAAATGATCGGAGACAATATTCATAATTACAGAACATATCCAAGAATTGTAGGAGAAACAGGAGGTAAAGACTTCGTTATCGCCCATCCTTCTGCTAATGTTGAAGCTGTAGCTACTGCTTTGGTAAGAGGTTCTTTTGAATATCAGGGGCAGAAATGTTCTGCGGCGTCTAGGGCTTATGTTCCTAGATCTATCTGGGATGATGTGAAAAAAGTAATGGAAACTCAGATCAGTTCTATTAAAATAGGTTCTCCTGAAGATCCTTCTAACTTTGTAAATGCTGTAATCGATAAAAATTCATTCGAAAAATGCAAAGGCTATATCGAAAGAGCTAACAATTCTAATGAAGCACACGTGGCAATCGGAGGAACATGCGACGATTCTAAAGGATGGTTTGTAAGCCCTACGGTTATTCTGGCTACGAATCCTCAGTACGAAAGTATGGTAGAAGAAATTTTCGGTCCTATCTTAACTGTTTATGTATATGAAGATCAAGACTGGAAAGAAACTTTAAAGTTAGTAGATTCTTCTTCTCCTTATTCTTTAACAGGTTCTGTATTTGCACAAGACCGTTATGCAGTGAATGAAGCATTTAAAGCTTTAGAAAACGCTTCCGGAAACTTCTATATCAATGATAAGCCTACAGGAGCTGTTGTAGGACAGCAGCCGTTTGGAGGAGGAAGAGCTTCAGGAACAAATGATAAAGCAGGTTCTAAAATGAACCTTCTAAGATGGACCTCTGTAAGAAGTATCAAAGAAACTTTTGTTTCTCCTAAAGATTACAAATATCCATATTTAGGGTAA
- the ureA gene encoding urease subunit gamma — MHLTPRETEKLMLYMAGELALKRKARGLKLNYPESIALISHFLLEGARDGKKVAELMQEGAQILTIDDVMPGVADMIHDVQIEATFPDGTKLVTVHNPIR, encoded by the coding sequence ATGCATTTAACTCCTAGAGAAACAGAGAAGCTCATGCTGTATATGGCTGGTGAGCTGGCTCTTAAAAGAAAGGCTAGAGGCCTTAAACTAAATTATCCCGAATCCATAGCTCTGATCAGCCACTTTCTGCTGGAAGGTGCCAGAGACGGTAAAAAAGTAGCAGAATTGATGCAGGAAGGTGCACAGATCCTTACTATAGATGATGTGATGCCCGGTGTTGCCGATATGATCCACGATGTTCAGATCGAAGCTACTTTTCCAGACGGAACCAAGCTTGTAACCGTACATAATCCAATCCGATAA
- a CDS encoding urease accessory protein UreF, which yields MNLNFLAGMLHLSDPTLPIGGYSHSNGLETYVQKKIVHNRQTAEEFVQNMLQYNLKYNDGAFVKLAYEGAQQKDLQVLLELDNECSALKCPKEVRQASQKLGLRLIKIFKRKENFPLMEAYEKAVMNRDANSHYCIVFGMYASLMDIPLYQALLGFYYTSVAGMITNAVKLVPLGQLDGQDILFSLYSVMEKTVAETIELDRDLVGLCNTSFDIRCMQHENLYSRLYMS from the coding sequence ATGAATTTGAATTTTCTGGCAGGCATGTTACATCTTTCCGATCCTACACTGCCGATAGGAGGATACAGCCATTCCAATGGACTTGAAACTTATGTACAGAAAAAAATTGTACACAACAGGCAGACTGCTGAAGAATTTGTGCAGAATATGCTTCAGTACAATCTTAAATACAACGACGGAGCTTTTGTGAAACTGGCCTATGAAGGAGCACAGCAGAAAGACCTGCAGGTATTATTGGAGCTGGATAATGAATGCAGTGCTTTAAAATGTCCGAAAGAGGTCCGCCAGGCGAGCCAGAAACTGGGACTGCGTTTGATCAAAATATTTAAAAGAAAAGAGAATTTTCCGCTGATGGAAGCTTATGAAAAAGCTGTTATGAACCGGGATGCCAATTCTCATTACTGCATCGTATTCGGAATGTACGCAAGCTTGATGGATATTCCTTTATATCAGGCTCTTTTAGGGTTTTATTACACCTCTGTAGCTGGAATGATCACCAATGCCGTGAAATTAGTTCCTCTCGGCCAGCTGGACGGCCAGGATATTTTGTTCTCACTGTATTCGGTGATGGAAAAAACAGTAGCAGAGACTATCGAACTGGACAGAGATCTAGTAGGACTCTGTAATACCTCTTTTGATATCCGGTGTATGCAGCATGAAAATTTATATTCGAGACTGTACATGTCTTGA
- a CDS encoding beta-ketoacyl-ACP synthase III translates to MIKSTIKGIGFHVPDNVVTNDDLAELMTTNDEWITERTGIKERRHRKNRNDAQETTAYLGFRASEKALQNAGLTPKDIDYIVFATLSPDYYFPGCGVLLQDMLGCDTIGALDVRNQCSGFVYAMSVANAFIKSGTYKNILVVGAEVHSFGLDFSDEGRGVSVIFGDGAGAVVLSASQDENAGDILAVNMHSEGKYADELCTQFPGSKYGWSDRMRKEPENVTNKEVYPIMNGNFVFKHAVTRFPETMMEALNKAGKTIEDLDMFIPHQANLRIAQFVQQKFGLPDEKIHNNIQKYGNTTAASIPIALSEAIELGKIKRGDLVLLSAFGSGFTWGSVLFQY, encoded by the coding sequence ATGATTAAAAGTACAATAAAAGGGATCGGATTTCATGTACCGGATAATGTTGTTACGAATGATGATTTAGCAGAATTAATGACCACGAATGATGAATGGATTACGGAAAGGACAGGTATTAAAGAAAGAAGGCACAGAAAAAACAGAAATGATGCACAGGAAACTACTGCTTATTTAGGTTTCAGAGCGTCTGAAAAAGCTTTACAAAATGCGGGTTTAACCCCTAAAGATATAGATTACATCGTTTTTGCAACCCTTTCTCCGGATTATTATTTTCCGGGATGCGGCGTGCTGCTTCAGGATATGCTGGGCTGTGATACGATCGGTGCTTTAGATGTAAGAAATCAGTGTTCTGGTTTTGTTTATGCCATGAGTGTTGCGAATGCTTTCATAAAATCCGGAACCTATAAAAATATTTTAGTAGTAGGAGCGGAGGTACATTCTTTCGGGTTAGACTTTTCTGATGAAGGAAGAGGGGTTTCTGTTATTTTTGGAGACGGGGCAGGAGCGGTTGTGCTTTCGGCTTCTCAAGATGAAAATGCGGGAGATATTTTAGCGGTGAACATGCACTCAGAAGGAAAATATGCAGATGAGTTGTGTACGCAGTTCCCTGGTTCTAAATACGGATGGAGCGACAGAATGAGAAAAGAGCCGGAAAACGTTACCAATAAAGAAGTTTATCCGATCATGAACGGTAATTTTGTATTTAAACATGCCGTTACAAGATTTCCGGAAACGATGATGGAAGCTTTAAATAAAGCCGGAAAAACAATTGAAGATCTTGATATGTTCATTCCGCATCAGGCGAATTTAAGGATTGCTCAGTTTGTACAGCAGAAATTTGGACTGCCGGATGAGAAGATCCATAATAACATCCAGAAATACGGCAATACAACAGCAGCTTCTATTCCTATTGCTTTAAGTGAAGCAATAGAACTGGGTAAAATAAAAAGGGGAGATCTGGTTCTTCTTTCTGCTTTTGGAAGCGGGTTTACCTGGGGAAGCGTATTGTTTCAATATTAA
- the ureG gene encoding urease accessory protein UreG, whose amino-acid sequence MENRKYIKIGVAGPVGSGKTALLERLSRKLFGKYDLGVITNDIYTKEDAEFMAKNSLLPHDRIIGVETGGCPHTAIREDASMNLEAVDELAERFPEIEMILIESGGDNLSATFSPDLADVSIFIIDVAEGEKIPRKGGPGITRSDLLIINKIDLAPHVGASLEVMERDARRMRNGSPFVFTNLKTDEGLDKVIGWIKKYALLEECEEPNLVR is encoded by the coding sequence ATGGAAAACAGAAAATATATAAAAATAGGAGTAGCAGGACCTGTAGGTTCAGGAAAAACAGCATTATTAGAGCGTTTAAGCAGAAAATTATTCGGAAAATATGATCTTGGAGTGATCACCAATGATATTTACACTAAAGAAGATGCTGAATTTATGGCTAAAAACAGTCTGCTGCCACACGACAGAATTATCGGAGTAGAAACAGGAGGATGCCCGCACACTGCGATTCGTGAAGATGCAAGTATGAATTTAGAAGCTGTAGATGAGCTGGCAGAACGTTTTCCGGAGATTGAAATGATCCTCATCGAAAGCGGCGGTGATAATTTATCCGCAACGTTCAGTCCGGATCTTGCCGACGTAAGTATTTTTATCATTGATGTAGCAGAAGGTGAAAAAATCCCTAGAAAAGGAGGTCCCGGTATTACAAGATCGGATCTTTTGATCATCAATAAAATAGATCTTGCGCCTCACGTTGGAGCCAGCCTGGAAGTGATGGAAAGAGATGCCAGAAGAATGAGAAACGGAAGCCCTTTTGTGTTTACCAATCTTAAAACCGATGAAGGACTGGATAAAGTGATCGGCTGGATCAAAAAATATGCACTCCTGGAAGAATGCGAAGAACCGAATCTTGTAAGATAA
- the ureC gene encoding urease subunit alpha, with product MSLNVDRKQYANILGPTAGDRIRLGDTELIIEIEKDFTHYGDEAVFGGGKTVRDGMGQNVSAKRDEGVLDLCITGATIIDHWGIVKADIGIKDGKIVGVGKAGNPDTMDGVSPNMIIGASTEVHGGKGYIVTAGGIDTHIHYICPQQIDTSLYSGITTMIGGGTGPNDGTNATTCTPGSFNIQKMLEAAEEYPMNLGFFGKGNCSAEEPIEEQVEAGALGVKIHEDWGATTATIDASLKVADKYDVQVAIHTDTLNEGGFLEDTMRAINGRVIHTFHTEGAGGGHAPDIIKAAMYPNVLPASTNPTRPYTINTIDEHLDMLMVCHHLSKNIPEDVAFADSRIRPETIAAEDILHDMGVFSIMSSDSQAMGRPGEVVTRTWQTASKMKEQRGALKEDEGTENDNYRAKRYIAKYTINPAIAHGISEYVGSIEEGKLADLVIWKPALFGVKPEMILKGGFVVAAKMGDPNASIPTPQPVIYRNMFGAHGKAKFGTCATFVSQISIDNGAVASYKLDKMILPVKNCRNISKKDLIHNDKTPLIEVNPENYKVTVDGEYITCEPAEKLPLTQLFYLF from the coding sequence ATGAGTTTAAACGTAGACAGAAAACAATACGCCAATATATTAGGACCTACAGCCGGAGATAGAATCCGCCTTGGAGATACCGAATTGATTATTGAAATAGAAAAAGATTTCACCCATTATGGTGATGAAGCAGTATTCGGCGGCGGAAAAACAGTCCGTGACGGAATGGGACAGAATGTAAGTGCAAAAAGAGATGAGGGCGTCTTAGATCTTTGTATCACAGGAGCAACGATCATTGACCACTGGGGAATTGTAAAAGCAGATATCGGGATTAAAGACGGTAAAATTGTAGGAGTGGGTAAAGCAGGAAACCCTGATACTATGGACGGTGTATCTCCCAATATGATCATAGGTGCTTCCACAGAAGTCCATGGCGGAAAAGGATATATCGTAACAGCCGGCGGAATTGACACCCACATTCATTACATCTGTCCGCAGCAGATTGATACTTCTTTATACAGCGGAATCACTACCATGATCGGCGGCGGAACAGGTCCTAATGACGGGACAAACGCTACTACCTGTACTCCGGGAAGTTTCAATATCCAAAAAATGCTTGAAGCGGCAGAAGAATATCCGATGAATTTAGGATTCTTTGGAAAAGGAAACTGTTCTGCTGAAGAACCTATCGAAGAACAAGTGGAAGCAGGAGCTTTAGGAGTAAAAATTCATGAAGACTGGGGAGCGACCACAGCCACAATTGATGCTTCATTAAAAGTAGCTGATAAATATGACGTACAGGTGGCGATCCACACCGATACGCTGAATGAAGGAGGATTCTTGGAAGATACCATGAGAGCGATCAACGGAAGAGTGATCCATACGTTCCATACAGAAGGAGCAGGCGGCGGACATGCCCCGGACATCATTAAAGCTGCTATGTATCCTAATGTACTTCCGGCTTCTACCAATCCTACACGCCCTTACACCATCAATACGATTGATGAACACCTTGATATGCTGATGGTATGCCATCATTTAAGTAAAAATATTCCTGAAGATGTAGCATTTGCAGATTCACGTATCCGTCCTGAAACTATTGCTGCGGAAGATATTCTGCACGATATGGGGGTATTCAGTATCATGAGTTCTGATTCCCAGGCGATGGGAAGACCAGGAGAAGTGGTGACAAGAACCTGGCAGACCGCAAGTAAAATGAAGGAGCAGAGAGGAGCATTGAAAGAAGATGAAGGAACTGAAAATGATAACTACCGTGCGAAAAGATATATTGCAAAATATACAATAAACCCGGCAATCGCTCACGGGATTTCAGAATATGTAGGATCTATTGAAGAAGGTAAATTAGCTGATTTAGTGATCTGGAAACCTGCCTTATTTGGAGTAAAACCAGAAATGATCTTGAAAGGAGGTTTTGTAGTTGCTGCAAAAATGGGAGACCCTAATGCTTCTATTCCGACTCCTCAGCCTGTAATCTACAGAAATATGTTTGGTGCCCACGGCAAAGCGAAATTTGGTACCTGCGCTACTTTTGTTTCACAGATATCAATAGACAATGGTGCTGTTGCTTCCTATAAACTGGATAAAATGATCCTTCCCGTGAAAAACTGCAGAAATATTTCTAAAAAAGATCTTATCCACAATGATAAAACTCCTTTGATCGAAGTGAATCCTGAAAACTATAAAGTAACTGTAGACGGTGAGTACATTACATGTGAGCCGGCGGAAAAACTTCCTTTAACGCAGTTGTTCTATTTATTCTAA
- a CDS encoding urea transporter, with translation MDKFFEKTPFIDNVLKGIGQIMLQENRWTGLLFLIGIFMGSWQGGIAVILSTAAGTYTAMKLNYSKSEINAGLYGFSAALVGVALSFVFQTTLLIWILIVAGGALAAVIQHFFIQKKIPVFTFPFIIITWICIFLLHHFTQIPPSEMMTAKIEPADYDDFLTCTNGFGEVIFQGGVLSGIIFFVAVFISSPAAALYGLAGSVLGAYLSHINGEPIDKIHMGLFGFNAVLSAIVFSGFKKTDGIWVLLSVLITVVIDDFLIDKNLLSEVGGVLTFPFVAGTWAVLLIQKALLKQKK, from the coding sequence ATGGACAAGTTTTTTGAAAAAACACCTTTTATTGACAATGTTTTAAAAGGAATCGGGCAGATCATGCTTCAGGAAAACAGATGGACCGGTCTTTTGTTTCTGATCGGTATCTTTATGGGAAGCTGGCAGGGCGGTATTGCTGTCATCTTATCTACAGCAGCCGGAACCTATACTGCTATGAAACTGAATTATAGTAAATCTGAAATCAATGCCGGATTATATGGTTTCAGTGCGGCGCTTGTGGGAGTTGCTTTGTCTTTTGTATTTCAGACCACATTATTGATATGGATTCTGATTGTAGCAGGAGGAGCATTAGCAGCGGTTATCCAGCATTTCTTTATCCAGAAGAAAATTCCGGTATTTACTTTTCCTTTTATCATCATCACATGGATCTGTATCTTCCTGCTTCATCATTTTACCCAGATTCCGCCTTCAGAAATGATGACGGCCAAAATAGAACCAGCAGATTATGATGATTTTCTAACCTGTACTAACGGTTTTGGAGAAGTGATATTTCAGGGCGGTGTGCTTTCTGGAATTATTTTCTTTGTTGCAGTTTTTATCAGTTCTCCGGCCGCTGCATTATATGGACTTGCCGGATCGGTATTGGGAGCTTATCTCTCGCATATCAACGGTGAGCCGATTGATAAAATTCACATGGGATTATTCGGTTTCAATGCGGTGCTTTCTGCCATTGTCTTTTCAGGGTTTAAAAAAACAGACGGAATATGGGTGCTGTTATCCGTATTGATTACGGTTGTTATTGATGATTTTTTAATTGATAAAAATCTCCTCAGTGAAGTGGGCGGTGTACTTACATTTCCATTTGTAGCCGGAACATGGGCTGTTCTTCTTATACAAAAAGCCCTGCTCAAACAAAAAAAATAA
- a CDS encoding thioredoxin family protein gives MKKLIIFPLFFIGFFALSQGIKFEEGNFASILAKAKKENKLVFIDAYASWCGPCKLMVKNIFPLKSVGDYYNSNFINAKIDMEKGEGIELAKKYNVKAFPTYLFINGNGEEVHRTLGYVEENDFIQFAKDAGDPNKRLAALKQKFENGEKDPVFLKNLAGLTIYNDADFSGRVLERYFIAKPSLDQEDVEILLAGTQSTESPLYKIFQEKKADIVKILPEEKYTKFDKNIKLTTILKKSYNADTKTWNENYFAVEAQKFLTKEEADKVLKRAKANRALKNKDIATYEKLTLELYQDTSALTSEDLNSLAWNFFENVNTKSSLEKAVVWAQESVKKNENYANTDTLANLYNKIGDKKNAKMWAEKSIELAKKSGQESSDTEKLLKSL, from the coding sequence ATGAAAAAGTTAATAATATTTCCATTATTTTTTATCGGCTTTTTTGCTCTAAGCCAAGGAATTAAATTTGAAGAGGGCAATTTCGCAAGCATTTTAGCTAAAGCAAAAAAAGAGAATAAACTTGTTTTTATCGATGCCTATGCATCGTGGTGCGGACCATGTAAATTGATGGTGAAAAATATTTTCCCATTGAAATCTGTAGGTGATTATTACAACAGTAATTTCATCAATGCTAAGATTGATATGGAAAAAGGAGAAGGAATAGAACTAGCAAAAAAATATAATGTAAAAGCCTTCCCTACTTATCTGTTCATCAATGGAAACGGTGAAGAAGTTCACAGAACTTTAGGATATGTAGAAGAAAATGACTTCATTCAGTTTGCAAAAGATGCTGGAGATCCCAACAAAAGGCTGGCTGCTTTAAAACAGAAATTTGAAAACGGAGAAAAAGATCCTGTATTTCTAAAAAATCTTGCCGGACTTACTATTTATAATGACGCAGATTTTTCAGGCAGAGTACTGGAACGTTATTTTATAGCAAAACCAAGTTTAGACCAGGAAGATGTTGAAATACTTCTTGCCGGAACACAGAGTACTGAAAGCCCTTTATATAAAATTTTCCAGGAGAAAAAAGCTGATATCGTAAAGATCCTTCCTGAGGAAAAGTACACGAAGTTTGATAAGAATATAAAACTGACCACTATCCTTAAAAAGTCGTACAACGCTGATACTAAAACCTGGAATGAAAATTATTTCGCAGTAGAAGCTCAAAAGTTTTTAACCAAAGAAGAGGCTGATAAAGTATTAAAAAGAGCAAAAGCAAACAGAGCTTTAAAGAATAAAGATATTGCAACTTATGAGAAATTAACCTTAGAGCTGTATCAGGATACGAGCGCATTAACTTCTGAAGATTTAAATTCATTAGCATGGAATTTCTTTGAAAATGTAAATACAAAATCTTCATTAGAAAAAGCAGTAGTTTGGGCTCAGGAATCTGTAAAGAAAAATGAGAATTACGCTAATACAGATACATTGGCTAATCTTTACAACAAGATCGGAGACAAAAAGAATGCTAAAATGTGGGCAGAAAAATCTATAGAACTGGCTAAAAAGTCAGGGCAGGAATCTTCGGATACTGAGAAATTATTGAAAAGTCTTTAA
- the ureB gene encoding urease subunit beta, with product MIPGEIFVKEGTIICNEGRETVTIKVVNTGDRPIQVGSHFHFFEVNKAMSFDRGKAFGKRLNIVASTAVRFEPGEEKEVVLVEIGGNKKAMGFNNLVDGQVDSEEQKKESLAKAEQLNFKNH from the coding sequence ATGATACCAGGAGAAATTTTTGTAAAAGAAGGAACGATTATCTGCAATGAAGGCAGAGAAACCGTAACCATAAAAGTAGTGAACACAGGAGATCGCCCGATTCAGGTAGGATCGCACTTTCATTTTTTTGAAGTGAATAAAGCGATGAGTTTTGACCGTGGAAAAGCTTTCGGGAAAAGGCTGAACATCGTTGCAAGTACAGCCGTCCGTTTTGAACCGGGAGAAGAGAAAGAAGTAGTTCTTGTAGAGATCGGAGGAAATAAAAAAGCAATGGGCTTTAACAATCTTGTGGACGGACAGGTAGATTCTGAAGAACAGAAAAAAGAAAGTCTTGCTAAAGCTGAACAGTTAAATTTTAAAAATCACTAA
- the ureE gene encoding urease accessory protein UreE has translation MIINETIGNISGRQVIGKSIDYLDLEWFETTKRIQRKKTREGADAAIKFLREGQRLREGDILFENEEKLIVVNVLETEAIVMAPSSMLEMGTVCYEIGNKHIPLFIQEDKVMLPFEMPMFRWLEASGFAPERQSVKLLNLLKSNVEPHGHGSLGSSIFTKILKMASSKDE, from the coding sequence ATGATTATCAATGAAACGATAGGGAATATTTCCGGCCGTCAGGTTATTGGAAAATCAATAGATTATCTCGACCTGGAATGGTTTGAAACTACAAAAAGAATTCAGCGTAAAAAAACACGGGAAGGAGCAGACGCAGCCATTAAATTTCTGAGAGAAGGACAGCGCTTAAGAGAGGGTGATATTCTTTTCGAAAACGAAGAAAAGCTCATTGTTGTGAATGTTTTAGAGACAGAAGCTATTGTAATGGCGCCTTCTTCTATGCTTGAAATGGGAACTGTATGTTATGAAATAGGCAATAAACATATTCCGCTTTTTATTCAGGAAGATAAAGTAATGCTTCCGTTTGAAATGCCGATGTTCAGATGGCTCGAAGCAAGCGGATTCGCTCCCGAAAGACAATCCGTGAAACTGCTTAATCTGCTAAAATCTAACGTGGAACCCCACGGACATGGAAGTTTAGGCTCTTCCATATTTACTAAAATATTAAAAATGGCTTCTTCAAAAGATGAATAA
- a CDS encoding urease accessory protein UreD: MDSHLNITAGYKAGKSYVKDLYVTLPFRVVSVGQRKSDNKLYQMIMSSSPGILDGDHYHLNISLEKGTSLQLQSQSYQRLFNMKDKAVQEINISMQDDTSFAYVPHPVVPHEDSNFKSKAKIEIGKNSQIIISEIITCGRKHYGEVFKLKRFQNLMEIYHENKLMIKDNVLIQPDLIPISSIGNLEEYTHQGTLIFYSTQENVNKTELIENIIRDAEPHHKELEIGVSAMENNGFVVRALGHGGEIMYNFFLHLQEILWSLK, translated from the coding sequence ATGGACAGTCATTTAAACATCACTGCAGGATACAAAGCAGGGAAATCATATGTGAAAGATCTGTATGTAACGCTTCCTTTCCGGGTAGTTTCTGTAGGGCAGCGGAAAAGTGATAATAAACTTTATCAGATGATCATGAGTTCTTCGCCCGGAATTCTGGACGGAGACCATTATCATTTAAATATTTCTCTGGAAAAAGGAACATCATTGCAGCTGCAGTCGCAGTCGTACCAGAGACTGTTCAATATGAAAGATAAAGCGGTGCAGGAAATTAATATTTCGATGCAGGATGACACTTCTTTTGCGTATGTACCGCATCCGGTGGTTCCCCATGAAGATTCAAACTTTAAGAGTAAAGCTAAGATTGAGATCGGAAAAAACAGCCAGATCATTATCAGTGAGATCATAACCTGCGGAAGAAAGCATTATGGAGAGGTTTTTAAATTAAAACGTTTCCAGAACCTGATGGAAATTTATCACGAAAATAAATTGATGATCAAAGATAATGTACTTATCCAGCCGGATCTCATTCCCATCAGCAGTATCGGGAATCTGGAAGAATATACTCATCAGGGAACACTTATTTTTTACAGTACACAAGAGAACGTAAATAAGACGGAACTGATAGAAAATATTATCAGAGATGCAGAACCCCATCATAAAGAATTGGAAATAGGTGTATCAGCAATGGAGAATAATGGATTTGTGGTAAGGGCATTAGGACACGGCGGAGAAATCATGTACAACTTTTTTCTCCACCTCCAGGAAATTCTCTGGTCATTAAAATAA
- a CDS encoding cytochrome C551 has translation MKKLLLLTLGLGIFAVSCGTKESQMSSSKTDSTKVQSIPPETKDTVVTANPDSQKMKMDSAAVPATK, from the coding sequence ATGAAAAAGTTATTGTTATTAACCCTAGGTTTAGGAATCTTTGCAGTGAGTTGCGGAACAAAAGAATCGCAGATGTCATCCAGCAAAACAGATTCTACAAAGGTACAGAGTATACCTCCCGAGACAAAAGATACAGTAGTGACAGCAAATCCTGACAGCCAAAAAATGAAAATGGATTCGGCTGCGGTTCCTGCCACTAAATAA